The DNA region AGCTCCGCGACGGCGACAAGAACCGCTACTTCGGCAAGGGCGTGGAGAAGGCCGTCCTGGCCGTCATCGAGCAGATCGGCCCGGAGCTGGTGGGCTACGACGCCACCGAGCAGCGCCTGATCGACCAGGCCATGCTCGACCTGGACGCCACCCCGGACAAGTCCTCGCTGGGCGCCAACGCCATCCTGGGCGTCTCGCTGGCCGTCGCGCACGCCGCCTCCGAGGCCAGCGACCTGCCGCTGTTCCGCTACCTGGGCGGCCCGAACGCGCACGTCCTGCCGGTCCCGATGATGAACATCCTCAACGGCGGCTCGCACGCGGACTCCAACGTCGACATCCAGGAGTTCATGATCGCCCCGATCGGCGCGGAGTCCTTCTCCGAGGCCGTCCGCTGGGGCGTCGAGGTCTACCACACCCTCAAGGGCGTGCTGAAGGAGCGCGGCCTCTCCACCGGCCTGGGCGACGAGGGCGGCTTCGCCCCGAACCTGGACTCCAACCGGGAGGCCCTGGACCTCATCGTCGAGGCCATCCAGAAGGCCGGCTACGTGCCGGGCAAGGACGTCGCGCTGGCGCTGGACGTCGCCTCCTCCGAGTTCTACGAGGACGGCGCCTACCAGTTCGAGGGCAAGGCGCTCACCTCCGCCGAGCTCATCGAGTACTACGCCGGCCTGGTCGCCGCCTACCCGCTGGTCTCCATCGAGGACCCGCTGGACGAGTCCGACTGGGACGGCTGGAAGGCCATGACCGACAAGCTGGGCGACAAGGTCCAGATCGTCGGCGACGACCTGTTCGTCACCAACCCGGCCCGCCTGTCCCGCGGCATCGAGACCGGCACCGCCAACGCGCTGCTGGTGAAGGTGAACCAGATCGGCTCGCTGACCGAGACCCTGGACGCCGTCGAGCTGGCCCAGCGCAACGGCTACCGCTGCATGATGTCGCACCGCTCCGGCGAGACCGAGGACGTCACCATCGCCGACCTGGCCGTCGCGACCAACTGCGGCCAGATCAAGACCGGTGCCCCGGCCCGCTCCGAGCGCGTCGCCAAGTACAACCAGCTGCTGCGCATCGAGGAGATCCTCGACGACGCCGCCGAGTACGCCGGCCGCGGCGCCTTCCCGCGGTTCAAGTACGAGGGCTGACACACACAGCTCCCGCCGGTGCCCCGCCTGTTCACCCCGTAGGGTGGACGGCGGGGCACCGTCGCGACCAGGAGGGGACACCGGAGATGGCAGGCTGGAGGATCCCGGGCTTGGCGGCCCGGCCTCGGTTCACGAGCCGGGCGACCGTCCTCGTCCTGGTGCTCTGCTCACTGGTGGCGATCCTGGCGTACCCGACCCGGCAGTTCATCTCCCAGCGCTCCGAGATCACCGCGCAGCGGGCCAAGGCCGAGCACGCCCGGCAGCAGGTCGAGCAGCTCCGCCGGGAGAAGGCCCGCTGGCAGGACCCGGAGTACGTCAAGGTCCAGGCCCGCGCCCGGCTGCACTACGCGATGCCGGGGGAGACCCCGTACATCGCGGTGGACCCGGCCGCCCCGGGCGGGTCCGGGTCGTCCCTCGGCGCACCGCCGCCCGCGCAGGACCCGGCCGCCGGGCCGGTCAAGACCGGCAGGCCCTGGTACGCCAGCGTCTGGGACTCGGTGGACGCCGCCGCCACCGTCGCGGCGGCCCCCGCCCGGGCTCCGGCCGCCGCCTCCGCCCCTCCCTCACCACCCGCCCCCGTCCCCGCCGGAGACAGCTCCCCCCATGACCACTGAGAACCACCCCACCGTCTCCGACGAGGACGTCGCGGCCATCGCCGCGCAGCTCGGCCGGGTCCCGCGCGGCCTGCGCGGCGTGGCCCACCGCTGCCCCTGCGGCAACCCGGACGTCGTGGAGACCGCTCCCCGGCTGCCGGACGGCACGCCGTTCCCGACGCTGTACTACCTGACCTGCCCCAAGGCCGCCTCGCTGATCGGCACCCTGGAGGCGGACGGCGTGATGAAGGACCAGACGGCCCGGCTGGCCGAGGACCCGGAGCTGGCCGCCGCGTACCAGGGGGCGCACGAGGACTACATCGCCCGCCGCGACGCCATCGAGGTGCTGGAGGGCTTCCCGAGCGCCGGCGGCATGCCGGACCGGGTCAAGTGCCTGCACGTGCTGGTCGGCCACTCGCTGGCGGCCGGCGAGGGCGTCAACCCGCTGGGCGACGAGGCGATCGGCATGCTGGAGGACTGGTGGGCCAAGGGCCCCTGCGTCTCCGCCGACGAGGTCGCCGAGGCCGGTGCGCGGGTGGCCCGCAACCGGGCCAAGGACCAGGACAACGCGGCCGTGATCGCGGCCAAGGAGCAGAAGGCCGTCGAGCGGGCCGCCAAGCGGGCCGCCCAGGAGGCCGGGGAGGCCGGGGAATGACCGTCACCAGGGTCGCCGCGATCGACTGCGGCACCAACTCGATCCGGCTGCTGGTCGCCGACCTCGACCCGGAGACCGGGGCGATCACCGACCTCGACCGGCGGATGGTCATCAACCGGCTCGGCCAGGGCGTCGACCGGACCGGCCGGCTGCACCCGGACGCGCTGGCCCGCACCTTCGCGGCCTGCCGGGAGTACGCGGAGGTCGTCTCCGGCTTCGGGGTCGGCCCCGAGCGGATCCGCTTCGTGGCCACCAGCGCATCCCGGGACGCCGAGAACAGCGCCGAGTACATCGAGGGCGTGCGCGACATCCTGGGCGTCGAGCCCGAGGTGGTCAGCGGCGAGGAGGAGGCCCACCTCTCCTTCGTCGGGGCCACCAAGGAGTTCACCGGCGGTCAGTTCCCGGCGCCGTACCTGGTCTTCGACCTGGGTGGCGGCTCGACCGAGTTCGTGCTCGGCGACGAGGACGTGCGGGCCGCGCGTTCGGTGGACATCGGCTGCGTCCGGCTGACCGAGCGCCACTTCGGCGGCGCCGAGCTGCCCTCGGACGAGCAGGTGGCGGACGCGCGCGCGCACGTCCGGGCCGAGCTGGACCGGGCGGAGGAGGCCGTCCCGCTGACCGGGGCGGCCACCCTGGTCGGCCTGGCCGGGACGGTCACCACCATCTCGGCGATCGCCCAGGACCTGCCCGGGTACGACTCCGAGGCGATCCACCACTCCCGGATGAGCCGCGACGAGGTGGCCGCGATCGCCGACCGGCTGCTGCACGCCACCCACGCGGAGCGGGCGGCGATCCCCTCGATGCACCCGGGCCGGGTGGACGTGATCGCCGCCGGCGCGCTGGAGCTGCTGGAGATCATGGAGCGGACCGGCGCCGCCGAGGTGGTCGTCAGCGAGCACGACATCCTGGACGGCATCGCCTGGAGCATCGCCTCCTGACCGCGCGCCGCCCGCGGCCTGCTGTTCCACCGGCCCCGGGGCCCCGCCACGGGCCCCGGGGCCGGGGCGCGCCCGGGCCCGTGCGGGAAAGTTCGTGAATTTCTTCACATGGAGATCCGCCCTTTCGCCGCCCCGAGCGGTCCGGTCCGTCCGATATGTGGGACCGAAGGCCCGTTCGGCATGATGCCCGCTGGATCGCAGGTTCCGTCGCACCAGAGGTTTGAAAATCGAAACCCCATAGGGGAACCCGGGCCCCATGCGGATCGTTGCTGCTCAGCGGGGCCGTTCGAACGGACGTGCTCGCCGGGGGGTCCGGTCGGCCATGAGGAGCCGACCCGGGGGTCGATTTGGGGGCGCGAAGTGTAGCACGGGGTGTCCAGGAGCTTGTGAGCGGGCTCACGAAGGCTGCTCCGAACGGTGCTGGATACTTTCGGATATGAGCACCACGGAGCGTCCTCGCATCCTCATTGTCGGCGGTGGTTACGTCGGCCTGTATGCCGCGATGCGCATCCTCAAGAAGATGCGTTACGGCGAAGCGACCGTCACGGTCGTCGACCCGCGGTCGTACATGACGTACCTGCCTTTCCTCCCCGAGGCGGCCGGCGGCAACGTCGCGCCCCGAAACCTCGTCGCGCCGCTGCGCAGCGCCCTCAAGAAGGCGGAGGTGCTCACCGGTGCTGTCACCGGTGTGGACCACGCCCGCAAGGTCGCCACCATCCAGCCCGCGGCCGGCGACTCGTACGAGCTGCCCTTCGAGTACCTGGTCGTCGCGACCGGCTCGGTCTCCCGCACCTTCCCGATCCCGGGTCTCGCGGAGCACGGCATCGGCATGAAGACCGTGGAGGAGGCCATCAGCCTCCGCAACCACGTCATGGCGCAGCTGGACAAGGCCGAGTCCACCACGGACGAGGCGATCCGCCGCAAGGCGCTGACCTTCGTCGTCGTCGGCGGCGGCTTCGCCGGCGTCGAGACGATCGCCGAGATCGAGGACATGGCGCGCGACGCCGCCAAGATCTACAAGACGGTCGGCCGCGACGACATGCGCTTCATCCTGGTGGAGGCGGCCAACCGCATCCTCCCGGAGATGGGCCCGGACCTCGGTCTGTGGACCAAGGAGAAGCTCGAAGAGCGCCAGATCGAGATCTACATCGAGACCTCGATGGACTCCTGCGTCGACCAGCACGTCGTGCTGAAGAACGGCGTCGAGGCGGACGCCTCCACCATCGTGTGGACCGCCGGCGTGAAGCCGAACCCGGTGCTGTCCGAGTTCGGTCTGCCGCTGGGCCCCCGCGGCCACGTCGACACCGCGCCGACCCTCCAGGTCCAGGGCTTCGACTACGTCTGGGCCGCCGGCGACAACGCCCAGGTGCCGGACCTCGCCGCCGGCGAGGGCGCCTGGTGCCCGCCGAACGCGCAGCACGCCGTCCGTCAGGCCGCCGTCCTCGGTGACAACGTCATCTCCGGCATGCGTGGTTTCCCGCAGCAGGAGTACAAGCACAAGAACCTGGGTGCGGTCGCCGGCCTCGGCCTGCACAAGGGCGTGGCGATCCTCTTCGGCAAGTACAAGCTGAAGGGCCGTCCGGCCTGGTGGTTCCACCGCCTGTACCACGGCGCCATGGTCCCCACCATGAACCGCAAGGTGCGCGTCTTCACCGACTGGACCCTGGCCGTGTTCCTGAAGCGCGAGGCCGTCGGCCTGTCGCAGATGGAGAAGCCGTACGAGGCGTTCCAGGAGGCCGCGGGTCCCGCGCCGAAGCCGGTCGAGGCCGCCAAGCCGGCCGCCGCCCCGGCCGCCGACAAGGAGCTCGCCAGCAGCAAGTAAGCGACTACGGACCCCGGTGTGGGAGCACCGGGGTATGAGTCGGAGGCCCTCCGCCCGGCAGCGCTGCCGGACCACGACCTCCGTGGTGCTCAGCCGGCTGTGCGAGTCGGGCGGAGTACGAGAAGTACGAGAAGGCCCCCGCCGAACCCTCTGGCGGGGGCCTTCCCGTGTCGGTGCGGTCGGTACCGCGCCCGACCCCGGGTCAGTCGGTCTTGATGCTCGCCAGGATGTCCAGCTTGGACGCCCGGCGGGCGGGCCAGAAGGCGGCGACCAGGCCGACCACGCCCGCCAGCGCCAGGAAGAGCAGCAGCTGGCCGAACGGGAGGACCGTGGTCAGGGTCGGCATGGTGGACTTCAGGGTGCCGTTGATCGCCCAGGCCGTGAAGGCGCCGAGCAGGACGCCGATGCCGGCGCCGAAGACCGAGATCACCACGGACTCCAGCCGGACCATCCGCTTGATCCCGCCGCGGTCCAGGCCGATCGCCCGCAGCATGCCGATCTCGCGCTTCCGCTCGAAGACCGACATCGCCAGGGTGTTGATCACCCCGAGGACCGCGACCACCACGGACATCGCCAGCAGGCCGTACATCATGTTCAGCGCGAAGGTGATGATCTGGCTGAAGTCGTCGCGGACGTCCTGCTTGGACTTGACCTCGATCACCGGGTTGGAGCCGGTGGCGCTCTTCAGCGCCTGCCGGAGGCCCTCGCTCTCCCCGTCGGTGCCCTTGACCAGGACGCTCTTCAGGTAGGGCTGCGGATCGCGCTTGAGGACCTCGCTGTTGGACACCATGACCTGGCCGAGCATGTCGTCCGCGGCGTAGACGCCGCCGACGGTCAGGGCGCCGGCGTTCGCGCCCCGGACCGTGACGTTGAGCGTCGAGCCGGTGGTGGCGTTGAACTTCTCGGCGACCTTGTCGTCGATCAGCAGCTGGCCCTTGCCCAGGGCGGCGAGCGAGCCGCTCTTCAGCTGGACCGAGACCAGCTTGTCGAAGCTGTCCGGGTTGAACCCGGTGATCTCCTTGCTGGTGCCGTTGAGCTCCCAGTAGGCGTTGGTCAGCGGCGAGGAGGCGCTGACCCCGGGGGCCTTGGCGATCTCGTCCGGGACCTTGTCGGAGAGGTCCATGCGGTTGGCGGCCGAGACCATGAAGTCGGCCTTCATCGCGCTGGTGACGGCCTTGTCGACCGCGCTGGAGACCGAGGCGCCGATCACGGTGAGCCCGGTGACCAGGGCCAGTCCGATGGTGAGCGCGGCGGCGGTGGCGGCGGTGCGGCGCGGGTTGCGCACCGCGTTCTGCCGGGCCAGCTTGCCGGGCATGCCGAACAGTCCGCCGAGGACCGGTCCGACCAGGGCGATCACCGGGCGGGAGAGCAGCGGCAGCAGGATGAAGACGCCGAGGACGGCGAGCAGGGCGCCGACCGCGACCGGCATCCGGCCGTCGGAGTTGCCCTTGGCCGCGCCGAAGGCGACCAGTGCGATGCCGCCGGCGGCCAGCAGCGAGCCGATCACGTTCCGGACGACCAGCGACTTCTGGGAGGCGGGCTGGTCGCCGCTGCTCATCGCGGCCACCGGGGCGATCCGGGAGGCGCGCAGGGCGGGCAGCAGCGCGGACAGCACCGTCACCAGGATGCCGACGACCACGGTGACCGCCACGGTCAGCGGCTTGACGACCAGCGAACCGGTCGGCATGCCGTCGTCCAGCGCGGCGACGAGGGACTGCAGCCCGGCGCCGATGCCGACGCCGGCGACCAGGCCGGCCACCGCCGACACGGTGCCGATCGCCAGGGCCTCGACCAGGACGGACCGGGTGACCTGCTTGCGGCTGGCGCCGATCGCGCGGAGCAGTGCCAGCTCCTTGGTGCGCTGGGCGACCAGCATGGTGAAGGTGTTGGCGATGATGAAGATGCCGACGAAGAGCGAGATCGCGGCGAACGAGAGCAGCATGGAGCGCATGCCCTCGGTGCCGCTGGTGATCATCCGCTCCTCCTCGGCCTTGAGCTGCTCGCCGGTGCGGACCTCGATCTGCTGGTCGGGCTTGAGCTGCCGGTCGACCTGGGAGAGCAGGGCGTCCTGGGTGGTGCCGGGCTTGGTGGTGAGCACGATGCTGCTGTAGCGGCCGGGCTCCAGCAGCAGCTGCTGGGCGGTGGCGCGGTCGAACAGGGTGAGCGTGCCGCCGGTGTTCACGACCGGGTCGTCGGTGGTGAACACGCCGGTGAGCCGGGCCTCGACGACCGGGCCGTTGGAGGCGAAGCGGACGGTGTCGCCGACCTTGTAGCCGGCCTTGTCGGCGGTCTTCCGGTCGAGGGCGACCTCCTTGGCCGTCCGCGGCCCCTGGCCCTCGGCCATCGGGTAGCGGGCGTCCTTGCCGTCCGGGCCGGGGGTGTAGTTCGCGCCCTTGGCCGACCAGGCCTCGCCGACCAGGTCGCCCTTCTTGTCGGCGACACCGGTGAAGCCGCTGACCACGCCCCGGGTGGAGGCGGTGCCCGGCAGCGCGGCGAGCTGCTGGACGGTCGCGTCGGTCAGGGTGACCGGGTTCGCCTCGCTCCGCTCCTTGACGCTGGCCGTGGAACCGGCGGAGTTGTCGACGACCTGGACCGACACGTCCGAGTAGCTCTTGGAGTTGCTGTCCCGCATGGCCTTGCCGAAGGTGTCGGAGAAGACCATGGTGCCGGCGACGAAGGCCGTTCCGAGCATGACGGCGAGCGCGGTCATCAGGAGTCGGCCCTTGTGGGCCAGCACGTTGCGCAGTGCGGTGCGATACATGGGGTGTCCCGGGTGTCCTGGGTCTGGGAGGGGGGCGGTCGGCTGTCCGGTCGTCAGCTGGTGCGGCCCTTGGCGTCGAAGCGGCGCATGCGGTCCAGGACGGTGTCGGCGGTGGGCTGGTGGAGCTCGTCGACGA from Kitasatospora sp. NBC_00458 includes:
- the eno gene encoding phosphopyruvate hydratase, which encodes MPSIDVVVAREILDSRGNPTVEVEVGLDDGSTGRAAVPSGASTGAFEALELRDGDKNRYFGKGVEKAVLAVIEQIGPELVGYDATEQRLIDQAMLDLDATPDKSSLGANAILGVSLAVAHAASEASDLPLFRYLGGPNAHVLPVPMMNILNGGSHADSNVDIQEFMIAPIGAESFSEAVRWGVEVYHTLKGVLKERGLSTGLGDEGGFAPNLDSNREALDLIVEAIQKAGYVPGKDVALALDVASSEFYEDGAYQFEGKALTSAELIEYYAGLVAAYPLVSIEDPLDESDWDGWKAMTDKLGDKVQIVGDDLFVTNPARLSRGIETGTANALLVKVNQIGSLTETLDAVELAQRNGYRCMMSHRSGETEDVTIADLAVATNCGQIKTGAPARSERVAKYNQLLRIEEILDDAAEYAGRGAFPRFKYEG
- a CDS encoding FtsB family cell division protein, encoding MAARPRFTSRATVLVLVLCSLVAILAYPTRQFISQRSEITAQRAKAEHARQQVEQLRREKARWQDPEYVKVQARARLHYAMPGETPYIAVDPAAPGGSGSSLGAPPPAQDPAAGPVKTGRPWYASVWDSVDAAATVAAAPARAPAAASAPPSPPAPVPAGDSSPHDH
- a CDS encoding DUF501 domain-containing protein, whose product is MTTENHPTVSDEDVAAIAAQLGRVPRGLRGVAHRCPCGNPDVVETAPRLPDGTPFPTLYYLTCPKAASLIGTLEADGVMKDQTARLAEDPELAAAYQGAHEDYIARRDAIEVLEGFPSAGGMPDRVKCLHVLVGHSLAAGEGVNPLGDEAIGMLEDWWAKGPCVSADEVAEAGARVARNRAKDQDNAAVIAAKEQKAVERAAKRAAQEAGEAGE
- a CDS encoding Ppx/GppA phosphatase family protein; this encodes MTVTRVAAIDCGTNSIRLLVADLDPETGAITDLDRRMVINRLGQGVDRTGRLHPDALARTFAACREYAEVVSGFGVGPERIRFVATSASRDAENSAEYIEGVRDILGVEPEVVSGEEEAHLSFVGATKEFTGGQFPAPYLVFDLGGGSTEFVLGDEDVRAARSVDIGCVRLTERHFGGAELPSDEQVADARAHVRAELDRAEEAVPLTGAATLVGLAGTVTTISAIAQDLPGYDSEAIHHSRMSRDEVAAIADRLLHATHAERAAIPSMHPGRVDVIAAGALELLEIMERTGAAEVVVSEHDILDGIAWSIAS
- a CDS encoding NAD(P)/FAD-dependent oxidoreductase, with translation MSTTERPRILIVGGGYVGLYAAMRILKKMRYGEATVTVVDPRSYMTYLPFLPEAAGGNVAPRNLVAPLRSALKKAEVLTGAVTGVDHARKVATIQPAAGDSYELPFEYLVVATGSVSRTFPIPGLAEHGIGMKTVEEAISLRNHVMAQLDKAESTTDEAIRRKALTFVVVGGGFAGVETIAEIEDMARDAAKIYKTVGRDDMRFILVEAANRILPEMGPDLGLWTKEKLEERQIEIYIETSMDSCVDQHVVLKNGVEADASTIVWTAGVKPNPVLSEFGLPLGPRGHVDTAPTLQVQGFDYVWAAGDNAQVPDLAAGEGAWCPPNAQHAVRQAAVLGDNVISGMRGFPQQEYKHKNLGAVAGLGLHKGVAILFGKYKLKGRPAWWFHRLYHGAMVPTMNRKVRVFTDWTLAVFLKREAVGLSQMEKPYEAFQEAAGPAPKPVEAAKPAAAPAADKELASSK
- a CDS encoding ABC transporter permease; translated protein: MYRTALRNVLAHKGRLLMTALAVMLGTAFVAGTMVFSDTFGKAMRDSNSKSYSDVSVQVVDNSAGSTASVKERSEANPVTLTDATVQQLAALPGTASTRGVVSGFTGVADKKGDLVGEAWSAKGANYTPGPDGKDARYPMAEGQGPRTAKEVALDRKTADKAGYKVGDTVRFASNGPVVEARLTGVFTTDDPVVNTGGTLTLFDRATAQQLLLEPGRYSSIVLTTKPGTTQDALLSQVDRQLKPDQQIEVRTGEQLKAEEERMITSGTEGMRSMLLSFAAISLFVGIFIIANTFTMLVAQRTKELALLRAIGASRKQVTRSVLVEALAIGTVSAVAGLVAGVGIGAGLQSLVAALDDGMPTGSLVVKPLTVAVTVVVGILVTVLSALLPALRASRIAPVAAMSSGDQPASQKSLVVRNVIGSLLAAGGIALVAFGAAKGNSDGRMPVAVGALLAVLGVFILLPLLSRPVIALVGPVLGGLFGMPGKLARQNAVRNPRRTAATAAALTIGLALVTGLTVIGASVSSAVDKAVTSAMKADFMVSAANRMDLSDKVPDEIAKAPGVSASSPLTNAYWELNGTSKEITGFNPDSFDKLVSVQLKSGSLAALGKGQLLIDDKVAEKFNATTGSTLNVTVRGANAGALTVGGVYAADDMLGQVMVSNSEVLKRDPQPYLKSVLVKGTDGESEGLRQALKSATGSNPVIEVKSKQDVRDDFSQIITFALNMMYGLLAMSVVVAVLGVINTLAMSVFERKREIGMLRAIGLDRGGIKRMVRLESVVISVFGAGIGVLLGAFTAWAINGTLKSTMPTLTTVLPFGQLLLFLALAGVVGLVAAFWPARRASKLDILASIKTD